Proteins from a single region of Labedella gwakjiensis:
- a CDS encoding zinc-binding alcohol dehydrogenase family protein, translating into MTRNTAAWIDAPYADVVVRDSPYPAVGPGQLLVRVRAVAVNPLDAIVQSNGRLMYRWLAYPAILGEDVSGEVVAVGPGVERFAVADRIVAYAMGIEKGRDAVAEGGFQEYVVVEEALAAAVPERMSHEEAAVLPLAVSTAAAALFEVGQLALPVDGLGSGVERGEVVVIWGGATSVGGNAIQLARAAGYRVITTASPRNHERLLALGAAAAFDYRDPAVVDRIVEAVGGSRVAGVVAIAVGSAEPCVTIAARTGARRVALTSPSVSFYDQPRRGGFSVRRTRLLVRLVASNIALQSRCAIRGVRARFVWGSAIADSAVGSALWRDHLPTALAAGTHRPYPAPRVVGDGLASVQTAIDLVRGGVSAEKLVVTL; encoded by the coding sequence ATGACCCGGAACACCGCCGCGTGGATCGATGCCCCCTACGCCGATGTCGTCGTGCGCGACTCCCCGTATCCCGCCGTCGGCCCCGGGCAGCTGCTCGTCCGGGTGCGTGCCGTGGCCGTGAACCCGCTCGACGCGATCGTGCAGTCGAACGGCCGGCTCATGTACCGCTGGCTCGCCTACCCGGCGATCCTCGGCGAGGACGTGAGCGGTGAGGTCGTCGCCGTCGGACCGGGAGTGGAGCGCTTCGCGGTGGCCGATCGCATCGTCGCCTACGCGATGGGTATCGAGAAGGGGAGGGACGCCGTCGCCGAGGGCGGGTTCCAGGAGTACGTCGTCGTGGAGGAGGCGCTCGCTGCGGCCGTCCCCGAGCGGATGAGCCACGAGGAGGCCGCCGTCCTGCCGCTCGCCGTGTCCACGGCCGCCGCCGCCCTCTTCGAGGTCGGACAGCTCGCGCTCCCCGTCGACGGGCTCGGTTCCGGCGTGGAGCGGGGCGAGGTCGTCGTGATCTGGGGAGGCGCGACGAGCGTCGGCGGGAACGCGATCCAGCTCGCGCGGGCGGCCGGGTACCGCGTCATCACCACGGCGTCGCCGCGCAACCACGAGCGTCTTCTCGCACTCGGCGCGGCGGCGGCGTTCGACTACCGCGACCCGGCCGTCGTGGATCGGATCGTCGAGGCTGTCGGCGGCTCGCGTGTCGCCGGCGTCGTCGCGATCGCCGTGGGATCGGCCGAGCCGTGCGTGACGATCGCCGCGAGGACCGGTGCGCGACGAGTCGCGCTCACGAGCCCGTCCGTCTCGTTCTACGACCAGCCGCGGCGCGGCGGCTTCTCGGTGCGGCGCACCCGCCTGCTCGTGCGGCTCGTCGCGTCGAACATCGCCCTGCAGTCGCGCTGCGCCATCCGCGGCGTGCGCGCTCGCTTCGTCTGGGGGAGTGCCATCGCCGACAGCGCCGTGGGCTCGGCGCTGTGGCGGGACCACCTGCCCACGGCGCTTGCCGCCGGCACGCACCGTCCCTACCCCGCG
- a CDS encoding TetR/AcrR family transcriptional regulator yields MTRWSPDAALRLEEAAMSLFAEQGYASTTVPQIAARAELTTRTFFRHFADKRDVLFLRDREFPDVVRAVLDGLPDDLAGMTLVRTGLRRAGAEIERWRDPIARRQRIIGGEEQLRERELLKHEHLSNAVRAALVERGVEARQAEALARVSAVVFDTAVQRWIDADPDTSLTDELDIAWGDLDRLFG; encoded by the coding sequence ATGACGCGTTGGTCCCCCGATGCCGCCCTCCGCCTCGAGGAGGCCGCGATGTCCCTGTTCGCCGAGCAGGGATACGCGTCGACGACGGTTCCGCAGATCGCCGCGCGCGCCGAACTCACGACGCGCACGTTCTTCCGTCACTTCGCCGACAAGCGCGACGTGCTCTTCCTCCGCGACCGCGAGTTCCCCGACGTCGTGCGCGCCGTGCTCGACGGCCTCCCCGACGATCTCGCGGGCATGACCCTCGTCCGTACCGGCCTCCGGCGCGCGGGCGCCGAGATCGAGCGGTGGCGCGACCCCATCGCGCGGCGCCAGCGCATCATCGGCGGGGAGGAACAGCTACGGGAACGGGAACTCCTGAAGCACGAACACCTGTCGAACGCCGTCCGTGCGGCGCTCGTCGAGCGCGGCGTCGAGGCACGCCAGGCGGAGGCCCTCGCACGCGTGTCCGCCGTCGTCTTCGACACGGCCGTCCAACGCTGGATCGACGCCGATCCCGACACCTCACTCACCGACGAGCTCGACATCGCCTGGGGCGATCTCGACCGCCTGTTCGGCTGA
- a CDS encoding SDR family oxidoreductase, which produces MSTLSSPSLALTGVTGALGGMVARSLAADGVPFRAVARTPSKLPGRLAADVRQAEFGDRGAVEAALQGIETVLMVSGSESADRLEQHRTFVDAAAAAGVRHVVYTSFVGAAADAVFTLARDHGATEEHIRASGMQWTFLRDSFYMDVMEPFAGEDGVIRGPAGDGRCALVARSDVARSAAAVLRDPAAHAGATYDMTGPEALSLTDVARIITEVRGREVRFQDETIEEAYASRAVYGAPDWQVDAWVSTYTAIGSGGMATVSDAVERLTSEPPLSFEAFLRTASTSRL; this is translated from the coding sequence ATGTCGACTCTCTCCTCCCCGTCCCTCGCCCTCACCGGTGTCACCGGCGCACTCGGCGGCATGGTCGCCCGCTCGCTCGCAGCGGACGGCGTCCCGTTCCGGGCCGTGGCCCGCACGCCCTCGAAGCTGCCAGGGAGGCTCGCCGCGGACGTCCGCCAGGCGGAGTTCGGCGATCGCGGCGCCGTCGAGGCCGCGCTCCAGGGCATCGAGACCGTTCTGATGGTGTCCGGATCGGAGAGCGCCGACCGGCTCGAGCAGCACAGGACCTTCGTCGACGCCGCAGCGGCCGCGGGAGTGCGGCACGTCGTCTACACGTCGTTCGTCGGCGCGGCAGCCGACGCCGTCTTCACCCTCGCCCGCGATCACGGCGCCACCGAGGAGCACATCCGCGCGTCCGGGATGCAGTGGACCTTCCTGCGCGACAGCTTCTACATGGACGTCATGGAGCCCTTTGCGGGAGAGGACGGGGTGATCCGCGGGCCCGCGGGCGATGGACGCTGCGCCCTCGTGGCGCGGAGCGACGTGGCCCGTTCGGCCGCCGCCGTGCTGCGGGACCCGGCGGCGCACGCGGGTGCGACCTACGACATGACCGGCCCGGAGGCCCTCTCGCTCACCGACGTCGCCCGCATCATCACCGAGGTACGCGGGCGCGAGGTGCGCTTCCAGGACGAGACGATCGAGGAGGCCTACGCCTCACGCGCCGTCTACGGCGCCCCCGACTGGCAGGTCGATGCCTGGGTGAGCACCTACACGGCGATCGGGAGCGGCGGCATGGCCACGGTGAGCGACGCCGTCGAACGCCTCACGAGCGAGCCGCCCCTGTCGTTCGAGGCGTTCCTCCGCACCGCGTCCACTTCCCGCCTGTAG
- a CDS encoding magnesium and cobalt transport protein CorA codes for MALIDNGIYRNGHRVADPASLEQTFDALDDRGGLAWIGLYRPTNEELTAVAREFSLHPLAVEDARKGHQRAKLERYGDTLFAVLRPAWYDEENESVEFGEIHIFTGPTFVVTVRHASKPALADVRKRLEGRPGYLAAGSEAVLTAILDEIIDGYSPVVAGVQDDIDEIEDDLFDGQVDPESSKRIYQLLSEVIGFQRAIGPLSGMLDALLRGAAKYGTNEDVQDQLRNVYDHAIRITERVDTFRALLENALTLHSTLVTQEQNDAMRRMTRASLAQGEESRQLTRASIAQGEEVKKISSWAAILFAPTLIASIYGMNFDHMPELHWVFGYPFAVGLMVVLGVVLWTIFKRRNWL; via the coding sequence ATGGCGCTGATCGACAACGGCATCTACCGGAACGGGCATCGCGTCGCCGATCCCGCGAGCCTCGAGCAGACCTTCGACGCCCTCGACGACCGAGGCGGCCTGGCGTGGATCGGGTTGTATCGTCCGACGAACGAGGAGCTCACCGCCGTCGCCCGGGAGTTCAGCCTGCACCCTCTCGCCGTGGAGGACGCCCGCAAGGGCCACCAGCGCGCCAAGCTCGAGCGTTATGGAGACACCCTCTTCGCCGTCCTCCGCCCGGCGTGGTACGACGAGGAGAACGAGAGCGTCGAATTCGGTGAGATCCACATCTTCACCGGCCCCACGTTCGTCGTCACCGTGCGGCACGCGTCGAAGCCGGCCCTCGCAGACGTCCGCAAGCGCCTCGAAGGCCGGCCCGGCTACCTGGCGGCGGGATCGGAAGCGGTACTGACGGCGATCCTCGACGAGATCATCGACGGCTACTCTCCGGTCGTCGCCGGCGTGCAGGACGACATCGACGAGATCGAGGACGACCTGTTCGATGGTCAGGTCGACCCCGAATCCTCGAAGCGCATCTACCAGCTTCTCTCCGAGGTGATCGGATTCCAGCGCGCCATCGGGCCGTTGAGCGGCATGCTCGACGCGCTCCTCCGCGGCGCGGCCAAGTACGGAACCAACGAGGACGTGCAGGACCAGCTGCGGAACGTGTACGACCACGCCATCCGCATCACCGAGCGGGTGGACACCTTCCGCGCCCTCCTCGAGAACGCCCTCACCCTGCACTCGACGCTCGTGACGCAGGAGCAGAACGACGCGATGCGGCGGATGACCCGCGCGAGCCTCGCGCAAGGGGAGGAGAGCCGGCAGCTCACGCGGGCCTCCATCGCTCAGGGCGAGGAGGTGAAGAAGATCTCGTCGTGGGCAGCCATCCTGTTCGCCCCGACACTCATCGCGTCAATCTACGGCATGAACTTCGACCACATGCCGGAGCTGCACTGGGTGTTCGGCTACCCCTTCGCCGTGGGACTGATGGTCGTCCTCGGAGTCGTCCTCTGGACGATCTTCAAGCGGAGGAACTGGCTGTGA
- a CDS encoding M18 family aminopeptidase, with the protein MDSAAHVADLARFVTASPSSYHAAREVAVRATAAGFTVLDETTDWAGVVTPGARIAVVRDGAVIVVAVPEGATATTPFRIVGAHTDSPGFKLKPKPTTAAAGWLQAGVEIYGGPLLNSWLDRELELAGRIVTRDGAERLVRTGPYLRIPQLAIHLDRDANAGLALDRQRHVQPVFGTGEPTAGDLVGLFAELAGVDSADVLGYDLLTADTQEPRTFGQGDALFASGRLDNLSSVHAGLTALLSAADSGSDGEAVLVLAAFDHEELGSESRSGASGPFLADVLSRVGGALGAAPSELARAFAASWVVSADAGHAVHPNYPEKHDPVVRPLAGRGPLLKINANQRYSTDAHGAALWARASDAAGVPFQEFVSNNTVPCGSTIGPLTATRLGIRTVDVGVPLLSMHSARELVHVDDVTALAAAATAFYAGA; encoded by the coding sequence ATGGATTCCGCCGCACACGTCGCCGATCTCGCCCGCTTCGTCACCGCCTCGCCGTCGTCGTACCACGCTGCGCGCGAGGTGGCGGTGCGCGCGACGGCTGCCGGCTTCACGGTGCTCGATGAGACGACGGACTGGGCCGGGGTGGTCACCCCCGGCGCGCGGATCGCCGTCGTGCGCGACGGCGCCGTCATCGTCGTCGCCGTCCCCGAGGGCGCGACGGCCACGACGCCGTTCCGCATCGTCGGCGCACACACGGACTCTCCCGGCTTCAAGCTGAAGCCGAAGCCCACCACGGCGGCGGCCGGCTGGCTGCAGGCCGGCGTCGAGATCTACGGCGGTCCCCTCCTCAACTCGTGGCTCGACCGGGAGCTCGAGCTCGCCGGGCGCATCGTGACGCGGGACGGAGCCGAGCGCCTCGTGCGCACGGGCCCGTACCTGCGCATCCCGCAGCTCGCGATCCACCTCGACCGCGATGCGAACGCCGGGCTCGCTCTCGACCGCCAGCGCCACGTCCAGCCCGTGTTCGGAACGGGGGAGCCGACAGCCGGCGACCTCGTGGGCCTGTTCGCCGAGCTCGCGGGCGTCGACTCCGCCGACGTGCTCGGCTACGACCTCCTCACCGCGGACACGCAGGAGCCGCGGACCTTCGGGCAGGGGGACGCCCTGTTCGCGTCCGGTCGGCTCGACAATCTCAGTTCGGTGCACGCCGGACTGACGGCGCTGCTCTCCGCCGCGGACTCCGGCTCGGACGGGGAGGCCGTCCTGGTGCTCGCGGCGTTTGACCACGAGGAGCTCGGCTCGGAGTCGCGGTCCGGCGCGAGCGGCCCGTTCCTCGCCGACGTGCTGTCGCGCGTCGGCGGAGCCCTCGGAGCCGCGCCCTCGGAGCTCGCGCGCGCCTTCGCCGCCTCGTGGGTGGTCTCGGCCGACGCCGGTCACGCCGTGCACCCCAACTATCCCGAGAAGCACGACCCCGTCGTGCGTCCGCTCGCCGGCCGCGGCCCGCTCCTGAAGATCAACGCCAACCAGCGCTACTCCACCGACGCGCACGGTGCGGCGCTGTGGGCGCGGGCGAGCGACGCGGCCGGCGTGCCGTTCCAGGAGTTCGTCTCCAACAACACCGTTCCGTGCGGATCGACGATCGGTCCGCTCACGGCCACACGCCTCGGCATCCGCACGGTCGACGTCGGCGTGCCGCTCCTGTCGATGCACTCCGCCCGCGAGCTCGTGCACGTCGACGACGTGACGGCGCTCGCCGCGGCCGCGACCGCCTTCTACGCCGGGGCGTGA
- a CDS encoding lactococcin 972 family bacteriocin, with amino-acid sequence MNRWKSAGLKGLAAAGVALTVVLTPMAGAEAGTTTKKAGGGLWEYGVESVVFSHYHHAKKYHSATACDGGIVMHCSKKSAAPGSWAKASTGKTYIGGNTAYWDTY; translated from the coding sequence ATGAATCGCTGGAAGAGCGCCGGTCTGAAGGGACTGGCTGCCGCGGGGGTCGCACTGACGGTCGTCCTCACGCCGATGGCGGGAGCTGAGGCCGGCACGACCACGAAGAAGGCGGGTGGCGGTCTGTGGGAGTACGGCGTGGAATCCGTCGTCTTCTCGCACTACCACCACGCGAAGAAGTACCACTCCGCCACGGCCTGCGACGGCGGCATCGTGATGCACTGCAGCAAGAAGAGCGCCGCACCGGGCTCCTGGGCCAAGGCCTCCACGGGCAAGACCTACATCGGCGGCAACACGGCGTACTGGGACACCTACTGA
- a CDS encoding MSMEG_6728 family protein codes for MQTFLPFADFARSARTLDTKRLGKQRVETLQVMRALTVEGYGWRNHPAARMWEGHRPSLMAYQDATCDEWERRGFTDTCREKTLEVLALPSTLFRRSLSLPAVDELRLYRAGETSPPSWLGREDVHASHRSNLVRKDPEHYMPLFPGTPPDLDYVWPVSGAEAR; via the coding sequence GTGCAGACCTTCCTCCCCTTCGCCGACTTCGCCCGCAGCGCGCGGACGCTCGATACGAAGCGCCTCGGCAAGCAGCGCGTCGAGACGCTTCAGGTGATGCGCGCCCTCACCGTGGAGGGCTACGGCTGGCGCAACCATCCAGCCGCCCGAATGTGGGAGGGGCATCGGCCGAGCCTCATGGCCTACCAGGATGCGACGTGCGACGAGTGGGAACGGCGCGGGTTCACCGACACGTGCCGGGAGAAGACGCTCGAGGTCCTCGCTCTTCCGTCCACCCTCTTCCGCCGCTCGCTCTCCCTGCCGGCCGTCGACGAGCTCCGCCTCTACCGCGCGGGCGAGACATCGCCACCGTCATGGCTCGGCCGCGAGGACGTGCACGCGAGCCACCGCTCAAACCTCGTCCGCAAGGATCCCGAACACTACATGCCGCTCTTCCCCGGGACGCCGCCCGACCTCGACTACGTGTGGCCGGTGTCCGGAGCAGAGGCCCGCTAG
- a CDS encoding dienelactone hydrolase family protein, with product MTDFSSPHRALVDSVPLPEGADVVERTVAYEHDGVSLEAVVVTDANVSGPRPTVVIVHDWTGLREYPVARAHMLARLGYTAVAIDIYGVGVRFADDDMEGASAEAGRYYGDTQLLRGRVRAGFDLAASLPEVDAGRIVVAGYCFGGSVTLELARIGAPARGFASFHGILTAHEPADVALIAAPLLVLTGGSDPIVPDEAVAAFQDELRTNDDIDWQVSVYSGAPHAFTLPGPNYREAADRRSWSVFVDFLAETLGG from the coding sequence ATGACCGACTTCTCTTCCCCCCACCGCGCCCTCGTCGACTCCGTTCCGCTGCCCGAGGGCGCGGACGTCGTGGAGAGGACCGTCGCGTACGAGCACGACGGCGTGTCCCTCGAGGCCGTCGTCGTCACCGACGCGAACGTGTCCGGTCCGCGACCCACGGTCGTGATCGTGCACGACTGGACCGGGCTGCGCGAGTACCCCGTGGCCCGCGCGCACATGCTCGCCCGCCTCGGCTACACGGCGGTCGCGATCGACATCTACGGCGTGGGCGTGCGCTTCGCCGACGACGACATGGAGGGCGCATCGGCCGAGGCCGGCCGCTACTACGGCGACACGCAGCTCCTCCGCGGTCGCGTGCGCGCGGGCTTCGACCTCGCCGCGTCGCTGCCGGAGGTCGACGCGGGGCGCATCGTTGTGGCGGGCTACTGCTTCGGCGGTTCCGTCACCCTGGAGCTCGCACGCATCGGGGCTCCCGCGCGCGGCTTCGCGTCGTTCCACGGCATCCTCACGGCGCACGAGCCGGCCGACGTCGCGCTCATCGCAGCCCCGCTGCTGGTCCTCACCGGCGGAAGCGACCCGATCGTGCCGGACGAGGCCGTCGCCGCATTCCAGGACGAGCTCCGCACGAACGACGACATCGACTGGCAGGTCTCCGTCTACAGCGGGGCACCTCACGCATTCACCCTCCCCGGCCCGAACTACCGCGAGGCGGCCGATCGTCGCAGCTGGAGTGTCTTCGTCGACTTCCTCGCGGAGACCCTCGGCGGCTAG
- a CDS encoding choice-of-anchor G family protein → MKLPDPRRRSHSHKTMRARSAASLAVALAAVVVVPSGVSSTLAAWDDSEWTNATVGTSSFDCGVDTGYAVRAESAFLRGALLGQDLGTVAELEPLVLERSGDDPVVVSPANAVDLGAGDGDPGRDTYARPLVVSALGGIVGLDLTGLTVGLPGTSVGAVNQFGRVQTTGVSTAASGLVDNTGSVLVSADTPPDELPEPARLSLDGILPGIGGVTDAALEVGAVGSQSTLDFCAAALSDEWGDGSVSGVDRDYGIASLDLDVDSPLVAALSDQVDTTVTNLDTAATALTGPNGLISGVIRSSLIGGILPALSLGSFTGTVSITGLDLEGAVEPLLSTPLSDDVVTIDPSTGSISVDLAYLLGDGAGGLNELDPNTELVLNSDVVNDITARAGVLLDGWTTDVIDALRAEIQTATVVIDLATRVSLGSTALVTVDIDSTSTIGQLTGGTASLAVNAALVPGGNLTLLNGLLSPLGLSITGLISTLNGLSGTVLTAVANRVTTSLITPLTTAGTALAAVTAPVVVLLGDVVEALPSVVSLVVNVQPDQPDAPPGSTFEGPTATTSGEFSVSALRVGLLDEVAPGGGVAFVEFATSIAGSNGLPTAS, encoded by the coding sequence ATGAAGCTGCCCGACCCGAGGCGCCGGTCGCACTCGCACAAGACGATGCGTGCGCGGTCCGCCGCGAGTCTCGCCGTCGCGCTCGCCGCGGTCGTCGTGGTGCCGTCCGGCGTCTCCTCGACGCTCGCCGCGTGGGACGACTCCGAGTGGACGAACGCGACCGTGGGCACGTCGAGCTTCGACTGCGGCGTCGACACGGGATACGCCGTGCGGGCCGAGTCGGCGTTCCTCCGGGGCGCGCTCCTCGGTCAGGACCTCGGCACCGTCGCGGAGCTCGAGCCTCTCGTGCTCGAGCGCTCGGGCGACGACCCCGTCGTGGTGTCGCCGGCGAACGCCGTCGACCTGGGTGCCGGCGACGGCGACCCCGGGCGTGACACCTACGCGAGGCCCCTCGTGGTCTCGGCCCTCGGCGGCATCGTTGGGCTCGACCTCACGGGTCTCACCGTGGGGTTGCCGGGCACGTCGGTCGGAGCCGTGAACCAGTTCGGGCGCGTGCAGACCACGGGCGTCTCGACGGCCGCATCCGGCCTCGTCGACAACACCGGGTCGGTCCTCGTCTCGGCGGACACCCCGCCGGACGAGCTCCCCGAACCGGCGCGCTTGTCGCTCGACGGCATCCTCCCGGGGATCGGCGGCGTCACCGACGCGGCCCTCGAGGTGGGCGCCGTGGGATCGCAATCGACGCTCGACTTCTGCGCAGCGGCGCTCAGCGACGAGTGGGGCGACGGTTCCGTCTCGGGAGTCGACCGCGACTACGGCATCGCGAGCCTCGATCTCGACGTCGACAGCCCGCTCGTCGCGGCGCTGAGCGACCAGGTCGACACCACGGTGACGAATCTCGACACCGCGGCCACGGCACTGACCGGTCCGAACGGACTGATCAGCGGCGTGATCCGGAGCTCGCTCATCGGCGGGATCCTGCCGGCGCTGTCGCTCGGGTCGTTCACGGGCACGGTCTCGATCACGGGTCTCGATCTGGAAGGAGCGGTCGAGCCCTTGCTCTCCACGCCCCTCTCGGACGACGTGGTCACGATCGATCCCTCGACCGGGTCGATCTCGGTGGACCTCGCCTACCTGCTGGGCGACGGCGCCGGCGGCCTCAACGAGCTCGACCCCAACACCGAGCTCGTGCTGAACAGCGACGTGGTGAACGACATCACCGCACGGGCCGGCGTCCTCCTCGACGGGTGGACGACGGACGTCATCGACGCCCTCCGCGCCGAGATCCAGACGGCCACCGTGGTCATCGACCTCGCCACGAGGGTGAGTCTCGGAAGCACGGCCCTCGTCACCGTCGACATCGACTCGACCTCGACGATCGGCCAGCTCACGGGTGGGACCGCGTCGCTCGCGGTCAACGCAGCGCTCGTGCCGGGAGGCAACCTCACGCTCCTGAACGGTCTCCTGTCGCCACTCGGTCTCAGCATCACGGGCCTCATCTCCACGCTGAACGGGCTCTCGGGAACCGTGCTGACCGCTGTCGCCAACCGGGTGACGACGTCGCTCATCACCCCGCTGACCACGGCCGGGACAGCGCTCGCCGCGGTCACCGCTCCGGTCGTCGTCCTGCTCGGCGACGTGGTCGAGGCGCTCCCGTCGGTCGTCTCGCTCGTGGTCAACGTGCAGCCCGACCAGCCGGACGCGCCCCCCGGATCGACGTTCGAGGGGCCGACGGCCACCACGAGCGGCGAGTTCTCGGTGAGCGCCCTGCGGGTCGGCCTCCTCGACGAGGTGGCCCCGGGAGGTGGTGTCGCGTTCGTGGAGTTCGCGACGTCGATCGCGGGGTCGAACGGGTTGCCGACCGCGTCCTGA
- a CDS encoding signal peptidase I, whose product MSHTFADGPAVVVDDHDGAPEAQTIGVVQTQIRIAGIVGGTVLACVAIGWIFGLSVLVFATGSMAPTMPAGTAAIVERIDASTVKIGDVVTVPRPGQTLPVTHRVVSVSTVDGDTSARSLVLRGDANDANDREPYVVEQVERVLVAVPGAGRVIGVAQSPFGVGLAAAVVVMGLLWSFWPAQRRNGTDAEAGADDADAPMASDE is encoded by the coding sequence GTGTCCCACACCTTCGCTGACGGGCCCGCCGTCGTGGTCGACGACCACGACGGCGCCCCGGAGGCGCAGACCATCGGCGTCGTCCAGACGCAGATCAGAATTGCCGGCATCGTCGGAGGAACCGTCCTCGCGTGCGTCGCCATCGGATGGATATTCGGGTTATCCGTCCTGGTCTTCGCCACCGGGTCGATGGCCCCGACGATGCCGGCTGGAACCGCCGCGATCGTGGAGCGCATCGACGCCTCCACCGTGAAGATCGGAGATGTCGTGACAGTGCCTCGTCCCGGACAGACCCTCCCGGTGACACACCGGGTCGTGTCCGTCTCCACCGTCGACGGTGACACGTCGGCCCGTTCGCTCGTCCTCCGCGGCGACGCGAACGATGCGAACGATCGCGAGCCGTACGTCGTCGAGCAGGTCGAGCGCGTGCTCGTCGCCGTTCCCGGCGCCGGTCGCGTCATCGGCGTGGCCCAGAGCCCGTTCGGGGTGGGCCTCGCGGCGGCCGTCGTCGTCATGGGCCTCCTCTGGTCCTTCTGGCCGGCCCAGCGCCGGAACGGGACGGACGCGGAAGCCGGCGCCGACGACGCGGACGCCCCGATGGCGAGCGACGAATGA
- a CDS encoding SipW-dependent-type signal peptide-containing protein, producing the protein MTRTRSAASSRRTKTYAILAGGTLVGVAVTATLAAWTDTEWVFGGNGAGGPGVGTSTFEVEQNTVAPFAAGTFTNEEENPGGEITFGLDALALSPGDSVYAAVALRTAPESVEGEVLLQPAVPADGIATDDADGYLFDALDVRVATDDAAFDCDVDAFTGAPGAPAVIADGTLGATGATAEQALLADAGSVQYYCFEVTLPEDPTLPAGATLDDLMGLTVAPAWEFEAESF; encoded by the coding sequence ATGACACGCACTCGTTCAGCGGCCTCCTCGCGCCGCACCAAGACCTACGCGATCCTCGCGGGTGGCACCCTCGTCGGGGTCGCGGTCACCGCGACGCTCGCCGCCTGGACCGACACCGAATGGGTCTTCGGCGGAAACGGCGCCGGCGGGCCCGGCGTCGGCACCTCGACCTTCGAGGTCGAGCAGAACACCGTCGCCCCGTTCGCCGCCGGTACTTTCACGAACGAGGAGGAGAACCCCGGAGGGGAGATCACCTTCGGTCTCGACGCCCTCGCACTCTCGCCCGGCGACTCCGTCTACGCGGCGGTCGCACTGCGTACGGCCCCCGAGTCGGTGGAGGGCGAGGTGCTCCTCCAGCCCGCCGTCCCCGCCGACGGCATCGCGACGGACGACGCGGACGGCTATCTCTTCGACGCCCTCGACGTCCGCGTCGCCACCGACGACGCCGCCTTCGACTGCGACGTCGACGCGTTCACCGGTGCTCCGGGAGCCCCGGCCGTGATCGCCGACGGCACCCTCGGAGCCACGGGAGCCACGGCGGAGCAGGCGCTCCTGGCCGACGCCGGATCCGTGCAGTACTACTGCTTCGAGGTCACGCTGCCCGAGGACCCCACGCTCCCTGCCGGCGCGACGCTCGATGACCTCATGGGTCTGACCGTCGCCCCCGCCTGGGAGTTCGAGGCCGAGTCGTTCTGA